The nucleotide window TTATGTGGTCCTTAATTTCTTGTGATACTGTTATGTTTTGTTTAAAACTTTGAATTGCCAAAAAAGCCAGTATATTTTCTTAGGTATATATTGTTGGGATTTAACCTCTGTCCCTAGAAATACTGAACAACAAGGCAAGAAccacttaaatttaaaatttgggtTAGAAAAAGCTAGCTGTGACATGTTGCAAGTGCAGTTTTTGGCATGTCATGGAAGGAGAGAGGTAGTATTTTTGTAGATTTAGCAGCATTGGGCCTTGAAGCTATTCAGCAAAAGGTAAGTTTTCTCTGTGGCTTTGCTGAGAAGATAGTTTTACCTAAAGAAGTGTTAAATATATGAGTTACttcagaatgaatgaatgttaagCCACATGGAATGGTAGAATCCCTGATTATAATTATAATGTGGTATTGAAATTACCTTGTCAGTTGTAcagttttctgctttttttttattctacCATGAcattacaaaagaaacaaaaataccacCGAAAAAAGTTTTAAGtcattttacttatatataataattactgGAAATGTACTGTCTTCCTCTACTTTTATAAAGAAATAGTTGTAATTTAGATGTAAAAACAAAGTTTAGAAATACTGATATATTAGTATTAGTAGTATTAATAATATACTCTGGGAAGTAAGAGTATGAAAACATTGATAATCTATATGGGTATTTAGTGTTTGAGTTTTTGTGACCATAGTCATAAAAAGTATCATAATgttagcttttaattttataaaataaggtTTTGTACTCTagacttaaaaaagaaattttaattttgtttttcctctaatcTTATtggtaaatgtttttctttgttttacatatttgaaTTTCTATGACTCTTCGTTCCAAATCTGCTCTACAACAGTCTGCATCTTACAACCTTCTGTCTTCAGTATAAACCAACAGTGATAGCATGTGTATGCATTCATTTGGCTTGCAAATGGTCCAATTGGGAGATTCCTGTGTCAACTGATGGAAAACATTGGTGGGAATATGTGGATCCTACAGTTACTCTGGAATTACTAGATGGTAAGTAGAGAAAATCTTTTTGTTACAACagaatattttcttactttttatcaTGGATTAAACATTCTGTCTGCTTCTgtataggttttaaaaaatattgagttcCCATATATTCATGGTCAGTTGAACAGTTTTGGCCAGTCTAGGATCCTCCTTCACCCTGTAGTTACTTGATAAGCCAATCCCAGGTATCATTTCATCTACTGGTATTTCctcttttgaaaagataaaaaatcttttaaaacgtAGTTCTGTTTTAACAATTTGGCAATAGGATTTAAAAGTACAGTTACATGATCACATGAAGAGGATGAGAATAAATTCATTAGCCTAAAGGGGGAAAAATGAACATATTATTAACCACTATTCAATATCTAAAACTCTTTCATGACTTTTCAAAGAAATATGATTTAATATAATGCTGCAGGTTGATAATATAAGcatacataattttaaagtatACTAATTTTGTCGGGTTTAAAATGTATAAACACAAAGTCATGTATTAACTTACTGTAGAAGATGTGAAGCAGTAAGCTAATGGTATTTTCATGGTAATATTCCTTGTTCTGTTGTTCTGCTGGTGATAAAGTGTGTCATTGTTGCCGTGCATTAATAAGTATGAATTGACAAGGAAAAATTGGAAGTATAAGTTCTATAAATTATGAATCTGGCATTTGGGGGTCTCCTGAAAGGAAATTTTTCTGGCAGGCCAGAGGTAGAATATCCTTGCAGATTAACACATTTTAATCAGGAACTATAGATTACAGAAAGGAAATAGATAACACTTCTTAGATCTAAACTGATATGTTAGGTTTTCAGCTTCTTTTTGTGTGCTTTCCCCAGCTTCCTTTACAAAATTGAAACTGATGAGAAAACTGGATTTATAGGACATCTGTTACGTAAAAGTGAGAGACCCCTAAGGCTTCGGAATGTGGTTTTCCATTAATATCTCAGATGCTTCTTTAAGGTAGAAATTTATTTAAGGGTCTGCACCCTTTTCTGTGAAGGGCCAAGTAGTAACTGTTTTAGGGTTTGTGGGCTATACTGTCTGTGCAACAAGACAACTCTGCCACCAGAGCTAGAAAGCAACCACAGGCAACTATAAGTATATAGCTGTGTTCTAGTAAatctatttacaaaaacaggataCAGGTCATATTTGGCTCACTAGTGATAGTTTAAAATTTACTCAGAGTAGTAGGAAATCTTCAGCGAGTTGAAATATAACATCGTCTAAAAACTAATGGGaactttttattttcccatttgtgaCTTGAAATTATCTGTGCCACCATCTTATTTTAGCAGTCAACAGGTAAGGTAAAATAGTTGTCTTATCTATTGATAGATATGATAAgatataaataagataaaaacttAATAGAAATAGTTTCTATACATGTctctaaaataaagtttatagAAAGCAAGTAATCTGCCTTTTATCCTGCTCTTAAATTGTAGGTAAAGTCTTTTTTGACACAACACGAGCCATCTAAATATCTCTTTGCTTCTATTCTGAAAAAGCTCAAGTTCATATTCATTTGAACATTGAATAGGAATCTTGGACACTTAACACACTGAAAATTTCAACATATTATGTAGCAGCCTTTTCTCTATTTTGATTACattaaaaagtaacaaaatttCAGATGTTAAGAGTATCTGAATTTTACATTTAATGACTGTCACCAGAACAACATTGATTGTGTTTGGCCTACCTATAAGAGGGTTGTGGTGGGGCGGTTATTAATTAATAACAAACCCCCATGTGTTTTTTATAATGTGAATTTTTCTGAAGCTGAATCAGAATGATTTATTGTTAATTTTGGACCCAGGGGGATTGTGTATCTGCTAGATTTACCACTATGTCCAGGTAGAaaagtggtctttttttttttttttttaatgaagaagtgGTAGTATAGGCATTAGATCTTTTTTTCATCTAAACTGAATCAAAAAGCTCCTGAGTCTTTAATAGGAACTAGTTGTCACAGATTATGAGCACATAATGATGCCAAATTTTTATCAGTCTCTTTATACTAAATTGGCATTAATAATATTACATGACATTCTCATTTGATATTATTAATACTTGTGTTGAGAGTGGCCAGTAACTTTATTAATAACACTATTTTTCTATGGAGTTGAAAACTAGAATTCATCTTAACCATACCACTTTGGAAAAGTGAATCATCTCTTATTTCATTATAATcctaaatttaagaagaaaaattgtAGAAATGTGACCAGCGTGGTTTACTGAAATGTTAATAATGTGTTGATTGCTAGGAAGTTACAAGTATAGGTaaagaaattttttcattttaactttgaaatggttttaaatttaaagaaactgTGAAATGGTACAAAGTCTGTGCTGTTATACCCTGTACCCAGTTTCTCTAATATTAGCATCTTACATAATAATAACATCTAAGATCCCATGTTCCATTTAGTTGCCATGCCCCCCTTTAATCTCTTCCAGTCTGTGATAATTTTTCAATCTTTTCTTCATGTCCTTAACACTTTGAAGAATAATGGtcagttattttataaaatgttcctCAATTagagtttgtctgatgttttcccaTTGTTAAATTGAGGTTTTACATTTGGGGCAAGAATACCACAGAAATGAGTTGTCCTACTCAGTGCATTTCATCAAGGTATATCAAGTTGATATGTTTTATTGCTGGTAATGCCAGTTATGATCACTTGATTAGGGTCGTAAAGTTActaattttctctttgtaattaatATCTTGATTATacaaatattctcttttttccttaaacttTCGGGCACTGATTGTAAAGAATCTAATGATGGACCTTCCCCACCACAATTATTCCTGATGTTTGCCTGATAGCAGTTTTCTGTTTGGgagcaattttttaaatgtgactaAATTTTTCGGAGATTCTAAGTAAGCATTTAAAATCAGGGAGATGTGGGAGGAGGGGTTTTTGTTTGattatttttggttgtttgtttgttttgggtttttttttttttttatcaaaaaaattttttttaagattcttcttTGAAAATACCAGTTCAAAGCTGTGTGTACTTCTGTATGTGCTAATGGTTGAATTAGGAAGGTGGTCATGAAGTAGATGAACTcttgtgctttctttttaatattgccCACTTGAGAGAATTCTAAATCTAAAGGCACCTtctaagttttaaatttaaattttatttttagagctAACACATGAGTTTCTACAAATATTGGAGAAAACGCCTAGTAGGTTGAAGAAGATTCGATACTGGAGGGTAAGAGAATTGACAGGGTTTATCAGAACATCAATTTGctaatttgaatttttatggTTAAATATTCTTATTTCTAATATTTGAAGTAATTACAGTGTATCATAAGCTACATGCGCTCATAAGTTATCCAACTACTGTGTCCAGTAGACTTTGCTATAAATATGGATTTCTTATTCTCATAGTGATTACTGTGGAAATAGTATCTTCACTTTACAAGAAGGGGAATTAAAGCTAGACAAGTTAAATTCCTCTCTCAGATGCTGGGCTGGAATTTATTCAGTATCTAGTTTAAAGCCAATGCTTTCactatatatagttttattttatggCTCTAAATAAGATGTTTGTTTACTAGCAATAAAGTCCAACCCcaggtgattttattttcatatatttaatatagaaTTTTTATAAGCAAAGAAATTTCTATTAAATTCCTTTGCTGTCAttgtttcttttgtgttttatttaaataGGCTAACCAGGCAGCTGGGAAACCAAAAGTAGATGGACAAGTATCAGAAACGCCTCTTCTGGGTTCATCTTTGGTCCAGAATTCCATGTTAGTAGATAGTGTTACTGGTGTGCCTACCAAACCAAGTTTTCAGAAACCATCTACATCAGCTTTCCCTGCACCAGTACCTCTAAATTCAGGAAATATTTCTGTTCAAGACAGCCATGCATCTGATAATTTGTCAATGCTAGCAACAGGAATGCCAAGTACCTCATATGGTTTGTCATCACACCAAGAATGGCCTCAGCATCAAGAATCGGCAAGGACAGAACAGATATATTCACAGAAACAGGAAACATCTTTGTCTGGTAGCCAGTACAACATCAACTTCAAGCAGGGGCCTTCTGCATCATTGCATTCAGGATTACATCACAGACCTGACAAAATTTCTGATCACTCTTCTGTTAAGCAAGATTATACTCATAAAGCAGGGAGCAGTAAACACCACGGGCCAATTTCTGCTACTCCTGGAGTAATTCCTCAGAAAATGTCTTTAGATAAATATAGAGAAAAACGTAAGCTAGAAAGCCTTGATCTGGATGCAAGGGATCATTATATAGCTGCCCAGGTAGAACAGCAACACAAACATGTACAGTCTCAGGCAGCCAGCAGCAGTTCTGTGACTTCtcccattaaaatgaaaattcccATTACAAATGCTGAAAAACCTGAAAAATACAtggcagagaagaaggaaaagagtggATCACTGAAATTACGGATTCCAATACCACCCACTGATAAAAGTGTCAGTAAAGaagaactgaaaatgaaaataaaagtttcttCCTCAGAAAGACACAGCTCTTCTGATGAAGGCAGTGGGAAGAGCAAGCATTCCAGCCCACATATTAGCAGGGACCATAAGGAGAAGCACAAGGAGCATCCTTCCAACCGCCACCACCCCAGCAGTCACAAGCATTCCCACTCATACAGTGGCAGCAGCAGTGGTGGCAGTAAACACAGTGCTGACGGAGTACCGCCCACTGTTCTGAGGAGTCCTGTTGGCCTGAGCAGTGATGGCATTTCCTCTAGTTCCAGCTCTTCAAGGAAGAAGCTGCATATCAATGATGCATCTCACAACCATCACTCCAAAATGAGCAAAAGTTCCAAAAGTTCAGGTAGTTCATCTAGTTCTTCCTCCTCTGTTAAGCAGTATATATCCTCTCACAACTCTGTTTTTAACCATCCCttaccccctcctccccctgtcACATACCAGGTGGGCTACGGACATCTCAGCACCCTCGTGAAACTGGACAAGAAGCCAGTGGAGACCAACGGTCCTGATGTCAATCACGAGTACAGTACAAACAGCCAGCATATGGACTACAAAGACACATTCGACATGCTGGACTCGCTGTTAAGTGCCCAAGGAATGAACATGTAATCATTTCTTTAggtcaatttttccttttcttttttaatttaaaaattgttagaaTGAAAAACTTCCTCCTGATCTAGCAGTGGTAACACCTGCTGTTACTACCACTGCTTCAATATTTGTAAGTGCTGCTTTATTCTTCATTCTGAAAAGAAGAGATTATAGTAAACAAGTCTTTATCTCCACATATGATAGTGTTATAAATACTGTAAAAGCATGGAAGGTGCAAAACTCAGTATTTCTACAATTGCAGCTAAGAACATTAGGGTGAATGGCTGGCTGCTTCTAGGAATATAAGATGCCTCAAGCATTCGTTTATTTATAATTTGAATACTGtagctattttttgttgttgcttggcTTTTGAATGAGtgtaaattgttttcttttgtgtatttataCTTGTATGTATGATTTGCATGTTTCACTGATAAAGGGATAAAACAGTATACTGACAACTGTTTACAAGAAGGTGGAGAAAAATGTACATACATTTTTGTATGTTTAGATATTACCATAAATACTCAGGATTGGAGCTGCTTGTAAGTATAACAATATACAGAATAACTTTATTTTATCTTGTCAGAGTCCATCACTAATCTAAAACAAAGGTGGCACTTTTTCATGTTAACCTTAAACTCTAGGCCTTACTGGAAGCCACTGAAGGGGGACACTTCACTACCGGATGGGTATGCAGTGCCACAGATGGTTGTTTTCTCCATGAGGCACTGATTCTGCCTTCAGAGGTTCTGACCAGACTGGCTGCTGAAAGAGCCCCTGAATTTCTGAAGGcttgaagaggaaaaaataaagtttacataCTCTTGATGTGAAGTGCATTTAAGTGTTTGTTGGCTTGTTGCAGTACTATAAACACAGAGGTGTTAATAATGGTTATGTAGATTACTGTGATTTGAAAACTAAATTCACAAAAACTTACATTAGTGCAGAATTAGtaagtttttttcttaaataaagaaCTTTAACACTACATATTTTAACCATAAACAGAATCGCTTTTCCTTTGGCATTCAGAATGACACCATGTTCTTAAACATACCCCTCCCTtgaagtgtgtttgtgtgtgatgccatatttctttttcaggtaaATGCAGTCTTCcttataaaattgaaattaaaccTATTGCTCTCTCAGTTGTTTTATATTctaacaataaataaacaaaaaaggtcACTGACTGTGCATTGTACCTGTATTTATATCTTACGGTTGTTAACAGGAAGCTCTCTGAGGGGAAGAAAAAAGGTAAGCCTCCAGATAAAACAGCTAGTGGAGGTTTTCCATTTGTTTGCACATCTCAGTATATTCCTGTTGAGGTCAAGTTTGCACAGTCTTCTGACTTCTGAGCAAATGATAGACTTTAACTTGTTTAAAATTTGTCTTAAATGCCAGTAACGTGGCTCTGGTTTATCAGCTAATCTTCAATTCTGTGGTAAATCTTTGAGCTGTTGAGTATCTTTGAGATGGGTTGAATTCAACTTCTATTGAACTGAAAACTGTCTTAATTTTTTCCTCTATGTATATGAATTATTTTTGTTACAAAGCCACTGATATGTGCACAATTGTAATTTTACTCAAGTATGTTGCAGTTGTAAATATTAGAGTTTAATCTTGTGCTCTACTTTTATTTAGCAATTACCTGATTTGCCGatagctttataatttttttaagataattattcattattttgtCAATGTTATTTGAATTTAGGATACTAGGAGTCTCTTTCTAGGGACTTTGCTTAGCTAGCATGTCCTAACTTTGTTCTTGTCTTGCATAACTTTAGTAATCTTTGTCATTACATGTAACTTTGTTGCTCTGTATGGCATATTATTGTATCCATAAACATGGTAATTTTGATACAGTTACACTTTTACAGTGGTACATAATCCAAGGACTAGTATAGAATTAAGAAGAGTGCAAgatgagggagggaaggggtttttttgttcttgGTAATTTAGATGTGAAACCTCTACGGagctatcatgtgaaatgatacTGGGTGGTTGTGCTACTGTATAATGGGGATGATAATACCAGGAATTTTAATAAGATTTTGTAAAGAATATCCAGAAAAGTAGTGAACTTATTTTCAGTATGACATAGAAAACAATGTGAATATTTAAGGTCTGTGACTATACTTAAACTTCACTAAGAATTTGCAGAATTGTTTTGAGATGTGAGAATAAAGgtaattttgttgaattttttggTGCTAATGATGGACAGTTAAAAAGGTAGCTAGTGTATATTGTTATGGGGAAGTACTTATTAGTTACTTCCAAAATTGATAATGCTATGTATTCACTTTTCACTCTGTAAATGTAATTCTTTACAATGACTTTATTTATTAAAGGGCAGACAGTTGTAATTTTTACAGGGTTGTGTGAGCTATTCAAACTCTTTAACTTCTAAACAGGATATTAGCTTCTAAAACCACAGTGGGGATAAAATATGGAAATTCTTTTAAGTTTCATTTCCATTAAATGAGAACCCTTATAATTCATATTGCCATGAATTTGACCATCTTGTTTGCATAAAATAGTTCATCAGCCTGGTCCCAGTAGGCTCAACCAAAGAAAAAGACTCCAATGAATGGACATTATTACTGAGTCTTCTTGTAAGTAGCCATAAATAAACCAAAATAGTATCAAATTTAGGTATGAAATTCCACATGTGCAAAGTACTGTTAAGGTGATACATTTtgatgagattttttaaaatatttgaactaTTAAAAACCGTTATCTTTAAACATCCTATAAAAGAGTGATTCATTTTGCAGTTGTGTTTTCCTTAGATCAGAGATCATTGATTTGTTACCTTTATGCAGAAGCACATTACATAGAAAGGCTTTACTTCTACCTCTTTGAACtaattttttgatattgagctgtgcCCCTAAATATTTGCCTTAGCTGTTTTAAAATACACTGTTTTCAGAACCAAAGCAAAGGAGTGGTTTTTTCACAGAAACATTCTCAGAGGCAGACATTATCCCAGAAAACCGGTGGTAGCATCTTTTAGTGGTAAGACCTTGGAAAATGTcctagttccttttttttttttttctttaataaacgcTGAGGTTCATTTTTTGTTGCAGGTATTTAAATACTGAAAAGTCATGTAGTCACCCCAAGGTTTATCTTTGAAAACAGTACAAGTGCATCTAGATCTCTGTGTATGCAGATTCATTCTTGTTAGAGTTCTTAAGAATCAAAATTTCTACCATGATAAATGGTTTCATGCAAAATGTCATAAGGGGTGCTTACATTACTTTGTGCAAACATTATAATTATGTAGGATATGATATTTCCTGGCCTGTCTACTTTGAACTAAAGAAATGACTAGTTAAGGTCAATTTCAGttaatcaaatttaaaatgtttttgttacCGAATGTCCTGCCTTAAAAGCATTTTAAGCAcatattttttgttatatttgagaacttaaattgtttttattcctTAACTAATCTTAAGATTAATCTTAACTAATAAACCACTGCATATATATGCATGACTATTACATACTTTTTAGGTAGTACCCTTGGTTGGTTAGATTTTTTTAGGGTTTTACATTTACTAtggaaatagttttaaaaaacatggtAATATCTCTAAGGGAAGATAGTTCTGTCAAGATATTTCACCATTCCCAAGTTTTATCTAAACAGAAAAGCAATTTTTTGTGACCTACTACTGGCTTAAATAGCTAGGTGATTTTTAAGATCTTCGctgagaaaaatcatagcttttgtTACAAAGAATTCTTTATTCAGCAGTCTCTGCTTTCTTGGAAGGCAGTAGGATTTCCTAACCACATTTATCCAGAAAAATGATTAAGTCCCACAAGTGAGAAAAACTTGGTGACAAACGCTAATTTCATGGACCAGTTTGTTTGTTAGGCTAATTTAGGAGTTTCTGGATTGGAGAAGCAGCGCGTTCTGCCCCGTCCTTCTCAGGTGTCAAATTACAGTACCAGTGCATTAATTTGAGGATTCACAACTAATAACCTGAAAATTTTTTTGCTGTAAGCCAAATAGAAGTTTGTCTTGGTAAGAGAAGTTTGCCTCTGAAATATCTGTATTCCAAGCATTTTAGGTCTGATACTATGCATCCATTTTTTATTCTGCAATGTTAATTTGGGCACAGCCACCTTTTGCTTCTATGACTCCTCTTCTGTTCATTTACCAGTATGTGTTCTGCTTCAAGTTTCTTAAGGTAGCTTGCTAAATAAGCAAGATACATTGGAAGGTTGTGTGGCTAGGAGTAATTCTGGTCTCTCAAAAGTGACTTACCCTGTTCTCCTGTGATCCATTAATCGCAAAAGTAAATTctgagggctgatttcctttatttccaagtttgggggagaaatttCACTTAAAACCTGTTTAGTGGTTGATTTAACTTGATTTGCCTATTGTTAATTAATgagtacattctttttttttaagttgtgtttTTCAAGCAGTTTCACCCACCTAGTTTGAAAAACTTATGTACTCATTTGTTGGCAGCAATAATTGGGATTTCATTTTGTGAATGTACTCAGAACCCCCAAGGACTATTGAAAGGATGTTTGCCAATAGAAAATCTAAAACAAGAGTTTGTGTATATGGCATGAATTCAATTAGACATTGAATTTCATCTCAATATCTATTACAAGGAATTATTAATAAAGTTTGTTTATTGACAACATAAATCCAAGGCTCCAACATGTCTTGTTAATATAAATCAGAAATAACTTCCTGGGAGATGTGGGAAATGAGATCTCTAATATAAAAGTCTTTAATTGAGTGACTTCATGTATCATCAAGGAGTGTGTGGCCACGAGGATCAGATTGTCCATATTCCAGTCTCagccccatcacttaatggctGGTGTCTGGGTAAATGTCTTGACTTTGTGCCTTGATCCTAATCTACAAAATGTCAGCAATAGTACCTATCCATTGCGATGTGAGGCTTAAGATTAATGGATGGTGTTGAAGAGCATCCATTACAGGTTGTAGATAATTCAGGAAACTGGTAAAGGCCAGGCCAGGTGCAGTAAACTTGTGTGTTAGACAGTGCAGGCCTATGGTTTACAGAATTTGAGTTGTTCATTCAGACTCATACTTTGGTATTTTCTTGTGTGCCTTCTTGAATCACCTCCACAATTAGTCGTGAAATTTAATCAAATTGCTTTACCCTTGCTGCTCTTTCCAACCCCTTTCCCCTCCACACCAGTTTTCCTGCACTTAATACTTGAAAGAAATTGGAAGCCTGCAGTGCCTTTCATAAAAGAGAACTAGGATAGAAAAGTTACTTTCTCTAACAGGCATTTTAaacctaaatataaaataaatgtcttgaAGTCACGTTAGATTTGTCTTTATTTCATGTTGATAACACCAGTAaggagtgaaagtcacttagtggtgtccaactctgcaaccccatgggctatactgtccatgaaattctccaggccagaatactagagtgggtagcctttcccttctccaggggatcttcccagcccaggaatcaaacccaggtctcctgcattgcaggcggattctttaccagttgagtcacAAGGAATAAGGAGCCAGTAAGGAGTAAGGgtttgttgttttgtgtttttttaagaatataataAATTACGAGTTTTATTTAAGAACATAAAGTCAGAAATTCCCCTTCACCGAAGTTAGTAATCTCATTTAGCAATTCACCCTACTTAATTGTTCCTtcacttccccacccccagccccctgctGCTTTTAGTATAATGGAGaaaattgttcatttttgtttcagGTCTTGTATGTGACCTACCTGTTCCCTCCCCCACAACACTACCTCCCAAAGCAATGTAGAGCTTCACTAAATGAGGGTTTTTAATCGtactgccatgaaattaacaggCTTATTGAGACCTTAACCAGTGTCCAGGCATATCGCCAAGATCAGTTTTCTTAAGTCTTTCAAGTCATAGGAACAATTGCTTTGGAGACAAGTCAGCCGTGGATTTTCACAAGTTCAGAGTCATAACAGTATGAGTGCTACAGCTCTTCGTCAGGGCTGTATATGTAGTTCAGCTTTTCACAGCACAGTGCTGTACACAAAACTCTTCTTGTTAACGATCAATGAAGATACAGACTGCATACACCCAGTATTTTCAAGTTGAATCACCTGgaaagcttttttaaaacaagttgCTTTAGTTACATAGCTGCTTTCAGCTGAATACTTAGAAGTACACCAGGTATGAGGAATAAAGATGGCCTGGTACATGATGGGAGGCTTTTCATGGTCTTTTTAAGTGGCTTTTTATATTGGAAATACTCAGTACACTAAAGGCCGAGGACTGTTACATTGGTCAAGCAGGAGAGTGTGGATAACGTAGGCAGAATCCTGCACGTCCTCCAACCCTGTACTCTAGTGCTTTGGCTTTTCCACAGTGGCAGCTCTCCTAATTCAGCCATTGAAAAGTGTCCACAGCGTAAGAGCTAGAATAAGGGAAAGTTAAGGAGGTTCTAGAGTTGGAACTACATGGGAAGTTAAATTTCCTTTGGTTGAGCTTAAGACCTGTTCAGTATGTAATGAAATTCACGTCTGAACATGCTTGAAAACAGGTGGTGTGCCTGGTCACACGGGGATGTAGGCATAGAAGGAAATGCAGTGTTGCTGAATGAAAAATGAGCAGCTTTGGAGACCAATTAAGTCATCAGAATCATTGTACTGGTGAATTTATCAGCATCtcgaagttttttttttttttgagtagtaGTAATTAACTGATTTCATTCATAAACTACAAATCTGGGAGgcagcagggaaaagactaaagTCAGATCTGGGTAGCAGCCCCAAGTCACTCACCAGTTGGATGACCTTGAGAAAGTTAACATGCTTCTGAGCCCTACTTTCTGTTAATAAAGTCAGACTACCACCAACCCAGACAGCCAGAATTAAATGATGTGCCTTCCACTATCAAGAGCTCAATGAATGCTTAACCTCCCAGCCTTCACCTTTCTGAAATCCCAGTCTTCTTTCAGGACCTCTACCTCCTA belongs to Capra hircus breed San Clemente chromosome 2, ASM170441v1, whole genome shotgun sequence and includes:
- the CCNT2 gene encoding cyclin-T2 isoform X5, whose product is MATNSLHLTTFCLQYKPTVIACVCIHLACKWSNWEIPVSTDGKHWWEYVDPTVTLELLDELTHEFLQILEKTPSRLKKIRYWRANQAAGKPKVDGQVSETPLLGSSLVQNSMLVDSVTGVPTKPSFQKPSTSAFPAPVPLNSGNISVQDSHASDNLSMLATGMPSTSYGLSSHQEWPQHQESARTEQIYSQKQETSLSGSQYNINFKQGPSASLHSGLHHRPDKISDHSSVKQDYTHKAGSSKHHGPISATPGVIPQKMSLDKYREKRKLESLDLDARDHYIAAQVEQQHKHVQSQAASSSSVTSPIKMKIPITNAEKPEKYMAEKKEKSGSLKLRIPIPPTDKSVSKEELKMKIKVSSSERHSSSDEGSGKSKHSSPHISRDHKEKHKEHPSNRHHPSSHKHSHSYSGSSSGGSKHSADGVPPTVLRSPVGLSSDGISSSSSSSRKKLHINDASHNHHSKMSKSSKSSGSSSSSSSSVKQYISSHNSVFNHPLPPPPPVTYQVGYGHLSTLVKLDKKPVETNGPDVNHEYSTNSQHMDYKDTFDMLDSLLSAQGMNM
- the CCNT2 gene encoding cyclin-T2 isoform X4, encoding MLLKIFSSIENDGALVIFVSTSKDLAQTSYFMATNSLHLTTFCLQYKPTVIACVCIHLACKWSNWEIPVSTDGKHWWEYVDPTVTLELLDELTHEFLQILEKTPSRLKKIRYWRANQAAGKPKVDGQVSETPLLGSSLVQNSMLVDSVTGVPTKPSFQKPSTSAFPAPVPLNSGNISVQDSHASDNLSMLATGMPSTSYGLSSHQEWPQHQESARTEQIYSQKQETSLSGSQYNINFKQGPSASLHSGLHHRPDKISDHSSVKQDYTHKAGSSKHHGPISATPGVIPQKMSLDKYREKRKLESLDLDARDHYIAAQVEQQHKHVQSQAASSSSVTSPIKMKIPITNAEKPEKYMAEKKEKSGSLKLRIPIPPTDKSVSKEELKMKIKVSSSERHSSSDEGSGKSKHSSPHISRDHKEKHKEHPSNRHHPSSHKHSHSYSGSSSGGSKHSADGVPPTVLRSPVGLSSDGISSSSSSSRKKLHINDASHNHHSKMSKSSKSSGSSSSSSSSVKQYISSHNSVFNHPLPPPPPVTYQVGYGHLSTLVKLDKKPVETNGPDVNHEYSTNSQHMDYKDTFDMLDSLLSAQGMNM